Genomic window (Arthrobacter sp. StoSoilA2):
AGCAAGACCAAGGAACGCGTGGAATCGGCTATCGCCAGCCTTGGATACAGGCGCAACACGGCCGCACGCAGCTTGGTGACGCGGCGGTCCCGGACCATAGGCGTGCTCGCCTGCGAAACCGGCCAGTACGGACCTGCCAATACTTTGCTGGGAGTTGAACAGGCGGGCCGGGAAGCGGGCTACTTCGTCAGTATCGCCAACCTCCGCGAAGTAACAGGCGACAGCATCAACGACGCCATCGCCCATTTTCGCAACGAGTCAGTGGAGGGCGTGGTCATCCTCGTACCCCATCCGGATGTCCTGGCCGCCCTCCGTGACGTCATCGTCCCGTTTCCCATGGTGGCCGTGGGCGCCGGAACAGGGAACGAACTGATGGGTGCTTCACTGAACCAGCGTTTGGGAGCGCGGTTGGCGGTGGAACATCTCATCGGGCTCGGACACCGCCACATCGGACACATTTCCGGTCCGACGCACTGGATTGACGCGGCTGAGCGCATCAAGGGATGGCAGGAGGCACTCGGCAACGCCGGCTTGGAGGCCCACGTTCTTCTCCAAGGGGGATGGGATGCCGCCTCGGGATATGAAGCAGGCCTGGCGCTCATCGAACAGCGCAAGCTCGAGGATCAGCCAACTGTCACTGCTGTCTTTATCGCGAACGACCAAATGGCTGTGGGAGTCCTTCGCGCCCTCCAGGAAGCCGGGTTGCGGGTCCCTGAAGACATCAGTGTGGTGGGTTATGACGATCAACCTGAAGCTGCGTTCTTCCTGCCTCCGCTGACCACCATCAAGCAGGACTTTGAAGAACTCGGCCGCCGTTGCATGTCCGCGCTGCTCCAGCAGTTGGAAAGTGAAGCAGGCAACGAGGACCAGATCGTGAATCCCCGCCTGGTGATCCGCTCGACTACGGCGCCGCCAACTCCACCT
Coding sequences:
- a CDS encoding LacI family DNA-binding transcriptional regulator, yielding MGDVAKLAGVSHQTVSRVLNNHPNVSSKTKERVESAIASLGYRRNTAARSLVTRRSRTIGVLACETGQYGPANTLLGVEQAGREAGYFVSIANLREVTGDSINDAIAHFRNESVEGVVILVPHPDVLAALRDVIVPFPMVAVGAGTGNELMGASLNQRLGARLAVEHLIGLGHRHIGHISGPTHWIDAAERIKGWQEALGNAGLEAHVLLQGGWDAASGYEAGLALIEQRKLEDQPTVTAVFIANDQMAVGVLRALQEAGLRVPEDISVVGYDDQPEAAFFLPPLTTIKQDFEELGRRCMSALLQQLESEAGNEDQIVNPRLVIRSTTAPPTPPAAS